One Myxococcales bacterium genomic region harbors:
- a CDS encoding serine/threonine protein kinase, translating into MLPEEIRDALSTLTMALAARPELDAELRTYWRSDGREGASALDGSTRKAADTLAARLPELTRSPEHVETLGMLFAEPTGEVLLAWCAALTWHKDVALAGLLPAAARSGFASEAAKVVRDRVVEGPLADALACAPLLGSGSALTADETAEARARLQILVWEAGASALELPRLGPWIWGSKDTFEAMVHEPARGTLRGRVLAARMLEVSVSGMPHTTDPLLVGQTLQVLQPLLLHPEPLVWVHAARALGRLTGPVEALQGTLLDWVFGESRVLRQRATTALASLPAERLMLVASQLVSILDSRDEEAWVLAAVAAATPYLFFERRSLWDRLAKRVLAGDGGAIAARALARGLAPLFRRGAAPDDVAKTLRKLREMARHAKPSSLDECRRWIEVIAVTDTIDGAERDPLDLELGLENLVRIAAQYDDEEADARAARFASSLLPTFHEASKIALGTGRLRQRAAAINALEGSARAFALRLWSPLLATRPEGDPVEEPDLSDTWEAFARAPSEILDLVKERRAVEGTDEKADLSLEVLAIKLGGYALDACGEDADLGPGRGPTAHDTCLWLRKVSGLADGSRELPEALSGALSTLFWRLVDTTRGTSLGEVDDVRWLGPFAAWWALVIDRPTMLLQLAHALPMMAPEALALCCERAEALRTSVSKGEANGAFGPASAEALGTLHAEDTELAHALAGLAKALGTFGNVSGKSKELDAGCLELVLAASRLHGALADPVKALHASVPDMSADSLSKQATENAPRIAALVARAVRSREPAMLEVWFASLGPLTSALLEAAVAEAISRTPAPPPLPKKEEPKIIEGYELVKPLGEGGIGSVWLVRKPGAERYFVLKIPKAEALQNATDTEREGILASFVEEANALAGLYHPNVANIIDRGVSGNVPFLVLEYLIGADLKQYSSAHLMSFYELRQVVLEACAGLAALHGAGLVHRDVKPANLWLRLPLAGGERFDPEKHRNPAMAHPLATVVIDFGMVRSIKVHEDAGGRFVAGTAGYIAPEQVLDPVELDPRADVYSLAATIYNVTTGRAFFDEIDNPRDRIIAHMRQDPLEDGARLRGFPAGVARVLRAATMKDPKDRPWPLEMGRELALSI; encoded by the coding sequence ATGCTCCCCGAGGAAATCCGCGACGCCCTCTCCACCTTGACCATGGCCCTCGCCGCGCGCCCGGAGCTCGACGCCGAGCTCCGCACCTATTGGCGCTCGGACGGTCGCGAGGGCGCTTCGGCGCTCGACGGGTCGACACGCAAGGCCGCGGACACCCTCGCGGCCCGCCTCCCCGAGCTCACCCGATCGCCGGAGCACGTGGAGACGCTCGGCATGCTCTTCGCCGAGCCGACCGGTGAGGTGCTGCTCGCGTGGTGCGCGGCGCTCACGTGGCACAAAGACGTGGCCCTCGCCGGCCTCCTGCCCGCGGCGGCGCGGTCAGGCTTCGCGAGCGAGGCCGCCAAGGTCGTGCGCGACAGGGTCGTCGAAGGTCCCCTCGCCGACGCGCTCGCGTGCGCACCGCTGCTCGGCTCTGGATCGGCCCTCACCGCCGACGAGACCGCCGAAGCCCGCGCCCGCCTGCAAATCCTCGTGTGGGAGGCTGGGGCTTCGGCGCTCGAGCTCCCGCGGCTCGGGCCGTGGATCTGGGGCTCGAAGGACACGTTCGAGGCCATGGTGCACGAGCCTGCGCGTGGCACCCTCCGAGGCCGCGTGCTCGCCGCGCGCATGCTCGAGGTGAGCGTCTCTGGCATGCCCCACACGACCGATCCGCTCCTCGTCGGTCAGACGCTCCAGGTGCTCCAGCCGCTCTTGCTTCACCCCGAGCCGCTCGTCTGGGTACACGCCGCGCGCGCGCTCGGCCGGCTCACGGGCCCGGTCGAAGCGCTCCAGGGCACGCTGCTCGACTGGGTGTTCGGCGAGTCGCGTGTGCTCCGTCAGCGGGCGACCACGGCCCTCGCGTCGCTCCCCGCCGAGCGGCTCATGCTCGTCGCGAGCCAGCTCGTGAGCATCCTCGACTCGCGCGACGAAGAGGCGTGGGTGCTCGCCGCCGTCGCCGCCGCCACGCCGTACCTCTTCTTCGAGCGCCGCTCGCTCTGGGATCGCCTCGCGAAGCGCGTGCTCGCCGGGGACGGAGGGGCCATCGCTGCGCGCGCACTCGCCCGCGGCCTCGCGCCCCTCTTTCGCCGCGGCGCCGCCCCCGACGACGTCGCGAAGACCTTGCGGAAGCTCCGCGAGATGGCGCGCCACGCCAAGCCCTCGAGCCTCGACGAGTGCCGCCGCTGGATCGAGGTCATCGCCGTCACCGACACGATCGACGGCGCCGAGCGCGACCCCCTCGATCTCGAGCTCGGCCTCGAGAACCTCGTACGCATCGCCGCCCAGTACGACGACGAAGAGGCCGACGCGCGCGCCGCACGCTTCGCGAGCTCCCTCCTCCCGACGTTCCACGAGGCCAGCAAGATCGCGCTCGGCACGGGGCGCCTTCGCCAGCGCGCCGCCGCGATCAACGCGCTCGAGGGCTCGGCCCGCGCCTTCGCGCTCCGCCTCTGGTCTCCTCTCCTCGCCACGCGGCCCGAAGGCGATCCCGTCGAAGAGCCCGATCTCTCCGACACCTGGGAGGCGTTCGCCCGGGCGCCCTCCGAGATCCTCGATCTCGTGAAGGAGCGACGCGCGGTCGAAGGCACCGACGAGAAGGCCGATCTTTCCCTCGAGGTGCTCGCCATAAAGCTCGGCGGATACGCGCTCGACGCGTGCGGCGAGGACGCGGACCTCGGGCCCGGCCGCGGGCCCACGGCTCACGACACCTGCCTCTGGCTCCGCAAGGTGTCGGGGCTCGCCGACGGCTCCCGCGAGCTCCCCGAGGCCCTCTCCGGGGCGCTCAGCACGCTCTTCTGGCGCCTCGTCGACACCACGCGAGGCACCTCGCTCGGCGAGGTCGACGACGTGCGGTGGCTCGGGCCCTTCGCGGCGTGGTGGGCCCTCGTCATCGACCGGCCCACGATGTTGCTCCAGCTCGCGCACGCGCTCCCGATGATGGCCCCCGAGGCCCTCGCCCTCTGCTGCGAGCGCGCCGAGGCCCTGCGCACGTCGGTCTCGAAGGGCGAGGCGAACGGCGCGTTCGGGCCCGCGTCGGCCGAGGCGCTCGGCACCCTGCACGCGGAGGACACCGAGCTCGCACACGCCCTCGCGGGCCTCGCCAAGGCCCTCGGAACCTTCGGAAACGTTTCGGGAAAGAGCAAAGAGCTCGACGCTGGGTGCCTCGAGCTCGTGCTCGCCGCGAGCCGCCTCCACGGGGCCCTCGCCGATCCGGTCAAGGCGCTCCACGCGAGCGTGCCGGACATGTCGGCCGACTCGCTCTCGAAACAAGCGACCGAGAACGCTCCGCGCATCGCGGCCCTCGTCGCGCGCGCGGTCCGGTCTCGCGAGCCGGCGATGCTCGAGGTGTGGTTCGCGTCTCTCGGTCCGCTCACCTCGGCCCTGCTCGAGGCCGCCGTGGCCGAGGCCATCTCGCGCACCCCCGCGCCGCCCCCGCTCCCGAAGAAAGAGGAGCCCAAGATCATCGAGGGCTACGAGCTCGTGAAGCCCCTCGGCGAAGGTGGCATCGGCAGCGTGTGGCTCGTGCGAAAGCCCGGGGCCGAGCGCTACTTCGTGCTCAAGATCCCCAAGGCCGAGGCCCTCCAGAACGCGACGGACACCGAGCGCGAGGGCATCTTGGCCTCGTTCGTCGAAGAGGCGAACGCGCTCGCGGGGCTCTACCACCCGAACGTGGCGAACATCATCGACCGCGGCGTGTCGGGGAACGTGCCCTTCCTCGTCCTCGAGTACCTCATCGGCGCCGATCTCAAACAGTACTCGAGCGCGCACCTCATGTCGTTCTACGAGCTCCGCCAGGTCGTGCTCGAAGCGTGCGCAGGCCTCGCGGCGCTGCATGGCGCAGGCCTCGTCCACCGCGACGTGAAGCCCGCCAACTTGTGGCTGCGTTTGCCGCTCGCGGGAGGCGAGCGCTTCGACCCCGAGAAACACCGGAACCCCGCCATGGCGCACCCGCTCGCCACGGTCGTCATCGACTTCGGCATGGTGCGCTCCATCAAGGTCCACGAAGACGCAGGGGGGCGTTTCGTGGCCGGAACCGCCGGGTACATCGCCCCCGAGCAGGTGCTCGACCCGGTGGAGCTCGACCCTCGCGCCGACGTCTACTCGCTCGCGGCGACCATCTACAACGTCACCACGGGCCGCGCTTTCTTCGACGAGATCGACAATCCCCGCGACCGCATCATCGCGCATATGCGACAAGACCCCCTCGAAGACGGCGCGCGCCTCCGTGGCTTCCCGGCCGGGGTGGCTCGGGTCCTCCGTGCCGCCACCATGAAAGACCCCAAAGACCGCCCGTGGCCGCTCGAAATGGGCCGCGAGCTCGCCCTGTCGATCTGA
- a CDS encoding macro domain-containing protein produces MPTIFTEGDMFADPSLQAFAFGCTTQGKLDAGVAVAFKKQFPGLEDEYKKRCEDGRFSLGDVLVHVDGARTVYALALQAHWKSKAKLAALERSLARTVELATHAGIPRIGIPRIGTGLGGLEWRRVKSVAAEIGATTPIELVVYEKFVRGLVLGEPEVEDA; encoded by the coding sequence ATGCCCACGATTTTCACAGAAGGCGACATGTTCGCCGACCCCTCCCTCCAAGCCTTCGCGTTCGGCTGCACCACGCAGGGCAAGCTCGACGCCGGCGTCGCCGTGGCCTTCAAGAAGCAGTTCCCCGGCCTCGAGGACGAGTACAAAAAACGCTGCGAGGACGGGCGCTTCTCCCTGGGAGACGTGCTCGTCCACGTGGACGGCGCGCGCACGGTGTACGCCCTCGCCCTCCAAGCCCACTGGAAGTCGAAGGCGAAGCTCGCGGCGCTCGAGCGCTCCTTGGCGCGCACCGTCGAGCTCGCGACCCACGCCGGCATCCCACGCATCGGCATCCCGCGCATCGGCACGGGCCTCGGCGGCCTCGAGTGGCGGCGCGTGAAGAGCGTGGCCGCCGAGATCGGCGCGACGACCCCCATCGAGCTCGTCGTCTACGAGAAGTTCGTGCGAGGCCTCGTCCTCGGGGAGCCCGAGGTCGAAGACGCCTGA
- a CDS encoding peptidyl-prolyl cis-trans isomerase has protein sequence MRRISFLLAALPIVALSACDGCKGQKDGPSPNDDAGLHATSAQLTPELSAKVLAKVGEKTITLGDFVAAIENMDQFDRLRYQAPERRKELLEEMIRVELLAQEATQKGLDKDPVTAAEIRAILRDAMLADARKGAPSPADIPEADVRAYFDTHKADYHDPERRRLSCLVLKDDAQAKSIVAQAVAATSPAAWGELVKTKSIDAQARANVPVDLAGDFGIVSPPGDTRGENVRVPDEVRVAAFAIAKVGDVKPEPVKVGPKLYVVRLTQKLEPHDRTFAEAERVIRVKLAQDKIREREEAVLKELRAKHKVEIDQTALGTVKVDLAPDGGK, from the coding sequence GTGCGCCGAATCTCCTTTCTTCTTGCTGCGTTGCCGATCGTCGCGCTCTCGGCCTGCGACGGCTGCAAGGGCCAGAAAGACGGCCCCTCGCCGAACGACGACGCGGGCCTCCACGCGACGAGCGCGCAGCTCACCCCGGAGCTGTCGGCCAAGGTGCTCGCGAAGGTCGGCGAAAAGACGATCACGCTCGGCGATTTCGTCGCCGCGATCGAGAACATGGATCAGTTCGATCGCCTGCGGTACCAAGCGCCCGAGCGGCGAAAAGAGCTGCTCGAGGAGATGATCCGCGTCGAGCTGCTCGCCCAGGAGGCGACCCAGAAGGGCCTCGACAAGGACCCGGTCACCGCGGCCGAGATCCGGGCCATTTTGCGGGACGCGATGCTCGCCGACGCGCGGAAAGGTGCGCCTTCGCCGGCCGACATCCCCGAGGCCGACGTCCGCGCCTACTTCGACACCCACAAGGCCGACTACCACGACCCGGAGCGCCGCCGCCTCTCGTGCCTCGTCTTGAAAGACGACGCGCAGGCCAAGTCGATCGTGGCCCAGGCCGTCGCGGCGACGAGCCCAGCGGCGTGGGGCGAGCTCGTGAAAACCAAGTCGATCGACGCGCAGGCGCGCGCGAACGTGCCCGTGGATCTCGCGGGCGACTTCGGCATCGTGAGCCCCCCCGGGGACACGCGCGGCGAGAACGTGCGTGTGCCCGATGAGGTCCGCGTGGCGGCGTTCGCGATCGCCAAGGTCGGGGACGTGAAGCCCGAGCCCGTGAAGGTGGGCCCGAAGCTCTACGTGGTGAGGCTCACGCAGAAGCTCGAGCCCCACGACCGCACCTTCGCCGAGGCCGAGCGCGTGATCCGCGTGAAGCTCGCGCAGGACAAAATCCGCGAGCGCGAGGAGGCCGTGCTGAAAGAGCTCCGCGCGAAGCACAAGGTCGAGATCGACCAGACCGCGCTCGGCACGGTGAAGGTCGACCTCGCGCCCGACGGCGGGAAATAG
- a CDS encoding UMP kinase, giving the protein MEPRDLAGPPPALHPDLRYRRILLKLSGEALGGKQGGLDPEVLSQTAAELAEVYALGVQVGIVVGGGNIFRGLKGAAAGMDRTQSDYMGMLATVMNALALQDGLEKVGVPTRVQTAIEIRQMAEPYIRRRAVRHLEKGRFVIFAAGTGNPFFSTDTAAALRSMEIGAEAVFKATKVDGIYDRDPVKFPDARMISEMSYDKFISERIGVMDSTAATMCRDNGMLIRVFKLAPGNIKRALRGESIGTTVTG; this is encoded by the coding sequence ATGGAACCACGCGACCTCGCAGGCCCCCCTCCGGCGCTCCACCCCGACCTCCGGTACCGGCGCATCCTGCTCAAGCTCTCGGGCGAGGCCCTCGGCGGCAAACAAGGCGGCCTCGATCCCGAGGTGCTCAGCCAGACCGCGGCGGAGCTCGCCGAGGTGTACGCGCTCGGCGTGCAGGTGGGCATCGTCGTGGGCGGCGGGAACATCTTCCGCGGCCTCAAGGGCGCCGCGGCCGGCATGGACCGCACCCAGAGCGACTACATGGGCATGCTCGCCACCGTGATGAACGCGCTCGCCCTCCAGGACGGCCTCGAGAAGGTCGGCGTGCCCACGCGTGTGCAGACCGCCATCGAGATTCGTCAGATGGCCGAGCCCTACATTCGCCGCCGCGCGGTGCGCCACCTCGAGAAGGGCCGCTTCGTGATCTTCGCCGCGGGCACGGGGAACCCGTTCTTCTCGACCGACACCGCCGCCGCGCTCCGCTCGATGGAGATCGGGGCCGAGGCCGTGTTCAAGGCCACCAAGGTCGACGGCATCTACGACCGCGATCCCGTGAAATTCCCCGACGCCCGCATGATCAGCGAGATGTCGTACGACAAGTTCATCTCCGAGCGCATCGGCGTGATGGACTCGACGGCCGCCACCATGTGCCGCGACAACGGCATGCTCATCCGCGTGTTCAAGCTCGCCCCGGGCAACATCAAGCGCGCCCTCCGCGGCGAGAGCATCGGCACCACCGTCACGGGCTGA
- a CDS encoding serine/threonine protein kinase: MDYARSDVPKPDAKPPGEIPTTPRGAEVRDTLESERATDPWSRPTLPPSDDPTSEMRFVPQPLSEPKIRDLATGESSPSAPSRYVSRSLLGEGGMGVVRLVHDPIVGRDVAIKTIRKDRDTRPDIRARFLREARVQGRLEHPSIVPVYDMGTASDGSTYFTMRRVHGTTLGAILEGLAKGDVPTKEKYSRHRLLSAFGSVCLAVDFAHERGVVHRDLKPSNVMFGDFGEVYVLDWGVAKVADSPDWVMPEETSGEHATVAGSYVGTLGYMAPEQLSGAEVDRRADVYALGALLFEILTLEPLHVGTPSEMTATTLIGVDARCSERAPDRDVPDELEAVCVRATAAKVDERFPSARALYDALQRHLDRDLEAERRRELSVGYAQAALPRAGRALADDDPHNREREQAMRDVGNALALDPKNRTALETMTKLLAHPPKEMPPEAAAALEKSRNELMRVTARMGAFVFGTWFLWLPLVVWMGVRSWAPLGVASVAFGASLVLCLVEARPTHVPNDRRSGAILFFACVGFAAMSRLFGSLVLLPTALFAAAVVYAQNYFRPIFSTASFVFGAAVMIGPTVLEHFGLLAPSYTFDDEGMRIAPNVVSFPKGPTIVLLLVANVFVIASVWRLTRRIQRALAEAEGRVAVHGWHLRLMVPEEARHAVRTPTVRGRGAKPSVGNVPASRKLEPEKAPDRKT, translated from the coding sequence ATGGATTACGCTCGAAGTGACGTGCCGAAGCCCGACGCGAAGCCACCCGGAGAGATCCCCACGACGCCGCGAGGCGCAGAAGTGAGGGACACGCTCGAGAGCGAGCGGGCGACGGACCCTTGGTCGAGGCCGACGCTGCCCCCGAGCGACGATCCGACGTCGGAGATGCGCTTCGTGCCGCAGCCGCTCTCGGAGCCGAAGATCCGCGACCTCGCCACGGGGGAGTCGTCCCCTTCGGCGCCGTCCCGGTACGTCTCGCGCTCCCTCTTGGGCGAGGGGGGCATGGGGGTCGTGCGGCTCGTGCACGATCCGATCGTCGGACGCGACGTCGCCATCAAGACCATCCGCAAGGATCGCGACACGAGGCCCGACATTCGCGCGCGTTTCCTCCGCGAGGCGCGTGTGCAGGGGCGGCTCGAGCACCCGTCGATCGTGCCCGTGTACGACATGGGCACGGCCTCCGACGGCTCGACCTACTTCACGATGCGGCGTGTGCACGGCACGACCCTCGGCGCCATCCTCGAGGGGCTCGCGAAGGGGGACGTGCCCACCAAAGAGAAATACTCGCGCCATCGGCTGCTCTCGGCGTTCGGGAGCGTGTGCCTCGCGGTCGACTTCGCCCACGAGCGCGGCGTCGTCCATCGCGACCTCAAGCCCTCGAACGTGATGTTCGGCGACTTCGGCGAGGTGTACGTGCTCGACTGGGGCGTGGCCAAAGTGGCCGACTCCCCCGACTGGGTGATGCCCGAGGAGACGAGCGGCGAGCACGCGACCGTGGCCGGCAGCTACGTGGGCACGCTCGGCTACATGGCTCCGGAGCAGCTCTCGGGCGCCGAGGTCGATCGGCGCGCCGACGTGTACGCGCTCGGGGCGCTCCTCTTCGAGATCCTGACGCTCGAGCCGCTCCACGTGGGCACGCCCTCGGAGATGACCGCGACGACCCTCATCGGTGTCGACGCGCGCTGCTCGGAGCGGGCCCCGGATCGTGACGTCCCCGACGAGCTCGAGGCCGTCTGCGTGCGTGCGACGGCGGCCAAGGTCGACGAGAGGTTCCCCTCCGCGCGTGCGCTCTACGACGCGCTCCAGCGGCACCTCGACCGCGATCTCGAGGCCGAGCGTCGGCGAGAGCTCTCGGTCGGGTACGCGCAGGCGGCCCTCCCGCGCGCGGGCCGGGCGTTGGCCGACGACGATCCGCACAACCGCGAACGGGAGCAGGCGATGCGCGACGTGGGCAACGCGCTCGCGCTCGACCCGAAGAACCGCACGGCGCTCGAGACGATGACCAAGCTCCTCGCGCACCCGCCGAAGGAGATGCCACCCGAGGCCGCCGCGGCGCTCGAGAAATCGCGGAACGAGCTCATGCGCGTGACGGCGCGCATGGGGGCGTTCGTGTTCGGCACCTGGTTTTTGTGGCTCCCGCTCGTCGTGTGGATGGGCGTGCGCTCGTGGGCTCCGCTCGGGGTGGCGTCGGTCGCGTTCGGCGCTTCGCTCGTGCTCTGCCTCGTCGAGGCGCGCCCGACCCACGTGCCGAACGACCGACGCAGCGGGGCGATCTTGTTCTTCGCGTGTGTCGGCTTCGCGGCCATGTCGCGGCTCTTCGGGTCGCTCGTGCTCTTGCCCACGGCGCTCTTCGCGGCGGCCGTGGTGTACGCCCAGAACTACTTTCGCCCCATCTTCAGCACGGCGTCGTTCGTGTTCGGCGCGGCCGTGATGATAGGCCCCACGGTGCTCGAGCACTTCGGGCTCCTCGCGCCGTCGTACACGTTCGACGACGAGGGCATGCGCATCGCGCCGAACGTGGTGAGCTTCCCGAAGGGCCCGACGATCGTGCTCCTGCTCGTCGCCAACGTGTTCGTCATCGCGTCCGTGTGGCGGCTCACGCGGCGCATCCAGCGCGCCCTGGCGGAAGCCGAGGGGCGTGTGGCCGTGCACGGGTGGCACCTCCGTTTGATGGTCCCCGAAGAGGCGCGGCACGCCGTGCGTACCCCGACGGTGCGCGGACGAGGGGCGAAGCCGTCGGTGGGGAACGTGCCCGCGTCGCGCAAGCTCGAGCCCGAGAAGGCGCCCGATCGGAAGACGTAG